The proteins below are encoded in one region of Oncorhynchus nerka isolate Pitt River linkage group LG15, Oner_Uvic_2.0, whole genome shotgun sequence:
- the LOC115143444 gene encoding tumor suppressor candidate 2-like isoform X2 has protein sequence MGGSGSKVKGAWPFAGSGAGGDSGSEGQEDQSLTRLKGTRKATPFIFTRRSSLYYDEDGDLAHEFYEETLVTKNGRKRSKLKRIQKNLIPQGIVMLNHPRIHVDFPVILCEFRHQGAVLFYRARGQTDVIPPSFRPLMFCRATSSEIGYSRMGESAELGEQTAEPHQLSDPPQDEASPHFQGFLSIMCSQILHVTCTL, from the exons ATGGGAGGCAGTGGGTCCAAGGTGAAAGGTGCTTGGCCATTTGCTGGTTCAGGAGCTGGAGGTGATTCAGGCAGTGAGGGGCAAGAAGACCAGTCTTTGACCCGCCTCAAAGGGACCAGAAAAGCAACCCCATTTATTTTCACAAGGAGGAG ctCTCTTTACTATGATGAGGATGGGGACCTGGCTCATGAGTTCTATGAAGAGACTTTGGTGACAAAAAATGGCCGGAAGAGGTCCAAGCTGAAGAGGATTCAGAAGAACCTCATACCTCAG GGAATTGTGATGCTGAACCATCCCCGGATCCATGTAGATTTTCCTGTCATCCTCTGTGAG TTTAGGCACCAGGGGGCAGTGCTCTTTTACAG GGCCAGGGGTCAGACTGATGTAATTCCTCCTTCATTCCGTCCTTTGATGTTCTGCAGAGCAACTTCCTCTGAGATTGGTTACTCTCGAATGG GTGAGTCAGCAGAGCTTGGAGAACAAACAGCGGAACCGCATCAACTGAGTGACCCCCCACAGGATGAGGCCTCACCTCACTTCCAGGGTTTTTTGTCTATCATGTGCTCTCAGATCCTCCACGTTACATGCACCCTTTAG
- the LOC115143444 gene encoding tumor suppressor candidate 2-like isoform X1: MGGSGSKVKGAWPFAGSGAGGDSGSEGQEDQSLTRLKGTRKATPFIFTRRSSLYYDEDGDLAHEFYEETLVTKNGRKRSKLKRIQKNLIPQGIVMLNHPRIHVDFPVILCEFRHQGAVLFYRARGQTDVIPPSFRPLMFCRATSSEIGYSRMAGESAELGEQTAEPHQLSDPPQDEASPHFQGFLSIMCSQILHVTCTL, from the exons ATGGGAGGCAGTGGGTCCAAGGTGAAAGGTGCTTGGCCATTTGCTGGTTCAGGAGCTGGAGGTGATTCAGGCAGTGAGGGGCAAGAAGACCAGTCTTTGACCCGCCTCAAAGGGACCAGAAAAGCAACCCCATTTATTTTCACAAGGAGGAG ctCTCTTTACTATGATGAGGATGGGGACCTGGCTCATGAGTTCTATGAAGAGACTTTGGTGACAAAAAATGGCCGGAAGAGGTCCAAGCTGAAGAGGATTCAGAAGAACCTCATACCTCAG GGAATTGTGATGCTGAACCATCCCCGGATCCATGTAGATTTTCCTGTCATCCTCTGTGAG TTTAGGCACCAGGGGGCAGTGCTCTTTTACAG GGCCAGGGGTCAGACTGATGTAATTCCTCCTTCATTCCGTCCTTTGATGTTCTGCAGAGCAACTTCCTCTGAGATTGGTTACTCTCGAATGG CAGGTGAGTCAGCAGAGCTTGGAGAACAAACAGCGGAACCGCATCAACTGAGTGACCCCCCACAGGATGAGGCCTCACCTCACTTCCAGGGTTTTTTGTCTATCATGTGCTCTCAGATCCTCCACGTTACATGCACCCTTTAG
- the LOC115143444 gene encoding tumor suppressor candidate 2-like isoform X3, whose translation MGGSGSKVKGAWPFAGSGAGGDSGSEGQEDQSLTRLKGTRKATPFIFTRRSSLYYDEDGDLAHEFYEETLVTKNGRKRSKLKRIQKNLIPQGIVMLNHPRIHVDFPVILCEV comes from the exons ATGGGAGGCAGTGGGTCCAAGGTGAAAGGTGCTTGGCCATTTGCTGGTTCAGGAGCTGGAGGTGATTCAGGCAGTGAGGGGCAAGAAGACCAGTCTTTGACCCGCCTCAAAGGGACCAGAAAAGCAACCCCATTTATTTTCACAAGGAGGAG ctCTCTTTACTATGATGAGGATGGGGACCTGGCTCATGAGTTCTATGAAGAGACTTTGGTGACAAAAAATGGCCGGAAGAGGTCCAAGCTGAAGAGGATTCAGAAGAACCTCATACCTCAG GGAATTGTGATGCTGAACCATCCCCGGATCCATGTAGATTTTCCTGTCATCCTCTGTGAGGTGTGA
- the LOC115143443 gene encoding hyaluronidase-2-like translates to MLYWTVLPDWKVLLLVTLLWDCCFCAEELKPTRWPLYPQKPLVLAWNAPTEDCGPRHGIHFQLEQFQIVASPNEGFVRQNLTIFYKDRLGLYPYYDEPDGTAMNGGLPQVASLTQHLEKMPEGIQYYIREPGAKGLAVIDWEEWRPLWIRNWDFKDVYRRQSRQLVAEKNLAWPAERVAKVAQQEFEMSARKFMLETLRLAKSLRPNQLWGFYLFPDCYNHDYRITLENYTGRCPDVEVARNEMLKWLWTESTALFPSVYMSTVLRSSPSGRQFVRNRVKEGMRLASGGDGLARPVFVYARPTYANVLDLLTEMDLVSTIGESVALGAAGIILWGDHAYAGSKTSCFSLNEYLQGPLGRYLLNVSTAAELCSQRLCGSQGRCLRRHPDTDAYLHLSPLTHNIVSLENGKFKVQTLGQLGEEEIMGFQREFQCQCYSGYQGEGCGQRDPLQQRGIAPSVMGTWVHCLLLLLLTLLL, encoded by the exons ATgttgtactggactgtactgccTGATTGGAAAGTATTGTTGTTGGTGACTCTTCTATGGGACTGCTGCTTCTGTGCTGAGGAACTGAAGCCCACAAGATGGCCACTGTATCCCCAAAAGCCTCTGGTCCTGGCCTGGAATGCCCCGACGGAGGACTGCGGCCCGCGGCACGGTATCCATTTTCAGCTGGAACAGTTCCAGATTGTGGCATCGCCCAATGAGGGCTTTGTCCGCCAGAACCTCACCATATTTTACAAGGACCGCTTAGGGTTGTACCCCTACTATGATGAGCCTGATGGTACAGCCATGAACGGTGGGCTCCCGCAGGTTGCCAGTCTCACTCAGCATCTGGAGAAGATGCCGGAGGGCATTCAGTATTACATACGTGAACCAGGGGCCAAGGGACTGGCAGTTATTGACTGGGAGGAATGGAGACCACTGTGGATCCGCAACTGGGACTTCAAGGATGTGTACCGCAGACAGTCACGCCAGCTGGTGGCTGAGAAGAACCTAGCTTGGCCCGCAGAGCGTGTGGCTAAGGTGGCCCAGCAGGAGTTTGAGATGTCGGCTCGGAAGTTCATGCTGGAGACCCTGAGGCTGGCCAAGAGCCTGCGGCCCAACCAGCTGTGGGGGTTCTACCTGTTCCCAGACTGCTATAACCACGACTACAGGATCACTCTGGAGAACTACACGGGCCGCTGCCCTGACGTGGAGGTGGCCCGGAATGAAATGCTCAAATGGCTGTGGACTGAGAGTACAGCCCTCTTCCCTTCCGTCTACATGAGCACAGTGCTACGCTCTTCGCCCTCTGGGCGCCAGTTTGTCCGGAACCGGGTGAAGGAGGGGATGCGTCTGGCATCAGGGGGAGACGGGCTGGCAcgtcctgtctttgtgtatgccCGGCCCACCTACGCCAACGTATTGGACCTGCTGACAGAG ATGGACCTGGTCTCCACCATCGGGGAGAGTGTGGCTCTTGGGGCTGCAGGCATCATCCTCTGGGGAGACCATGCTTATGCAGGCAGCAAG aCCAGTTGCTTCAGTCTGAATGAGTACCTACAGGGTCCGCTGGGCCGGTACCTGCTCAATGTCTCCACGGCAGCAGAGCTGTGCAGCCAGAGGCTGTGCGGTTCCCAAGGACGCTGCCTGCGCAGACACCCTGACACTGACGCCTACCTGCACCTCAGCCCCCTCACCCACAACATAGTCAGCCTGGAAAATGGCAAATTCAAGGTTCAAACTCTAGGTCAGCTTGGGGAAGAGGAGATAATGGGCTTTCAGAGAGAGTTTCAGTGCCAGTGCTATAGTGGCTACCAGGGAGAGGGTTGTGGCCAGAGAGACCCCCTACAACAGAGAGGTATCGCACCTTCAGTCATGGGGACATGGGTTCACTGTCTGCTCCTGCTACTCCTCACACTCCTGCTCTGA
- the hyal1 gene encoding hyaluronidase-1 encodes MGIKCIFPGALILCVNVASIVLSSEHEAGALPTLSQLPFLTVWNAPTAQCKSRYGVDLDLGVFNIVSNQNQSFMGDNITIFYNTKLGLYPRYNQGEAVNGGVPQNASLLEHLRASSEDLRTYMPDRDFQGLAVVDWESWRPLWERNWDGMKVYWEGSRALVRAKHPDWSPAQVEVVARKEFEDAARAFMEGTLRLGEQERPKGMWGFYGFPSCYNYYKNTTYNYTGECPQTELKRNDDLFWLWNVSSALYPDIYLDIGMRGLGNGILLYTHHRVMEAMRVGAQVTPMVPPVFPYARIVYTYSLEFLSQEVLVHTIGESAALGSAGIVLWGDDAYSKSKANCEAIKDYLDETLGRYLVNVTTAATLCSRTVCSSQGRCQRRDKVSRAYLHLDPSAWTVVPEKRPEGGQRYRVLGQLKPREAVYIQTHFQCQCYPGWGGEHCSKPL; translated from the exons ATGG GTATAAAGTGCATTTTCCCTGGGGCGCTGATTCTTTGTGTGAATGTGGCCAGTATTGTTCTTAGCAGTGAGCATGAAGCAGGAGCACTCCCCACACTGTCCCAGCTGCCCTTCCTCACTGTGTGGAATGCCCCCACAGCCCAGTGTAAGAGCCGCTATGGGGTGGATCTGGACCTGGGAGTGTTCAACATAGTGAGCAATCAGAACCAGAGCTTCATGGGTGACAACATCACCATCTTCTACAATACTAAACTGGGTCTGTACCCAAGATACAACCAAGGAGAGGCAGTTAACGGCGGGGTGCCACAGAATGCCAGCCTGCTGGAGCACCTGAGGGCTTCCTCTGAGGACCTCCGGACCTACATGCCTGACAGAGACTTCCAAGGGTTGGCTGTGGTGGACTGGGAGAGCTGGAGGCCACTGTGGGAGCGCAACTGGGACGGCATgaaggtttactgggaggggtcCAGGGCCCTAGTGAGGGCCAAGCACCCAGACTGGAGCCCTGCTCAGGTGGAGGTGGTGGCCCGCAAGGAGTTTGAGGATGCAGCACGGGCGTTCATGGAGGGCACCCTAAGGTTGGGGGAGCAGGAGAGGCCCAAGGGAATGTGGGGCTTTTATGGCTTCCCCTCCTGCTATAACTACtacaaaaacacaacatataactACACAGGGGAGTGTCCTCAGACAGAGTTGAAGAGGAATGATGATCTGTTCTGGCTGTGGaacgtctcctctgccctctaccCAGATATCTACCTGGATATTGGGATGCGTGGTCTTGGCAACGGCATCCTCCTCTACACACACCACCGTGTCATGGAAGCCATGAGGGTGGGCGCGCAGGTGACCCCCATGGTCCCCCCTGTGTTTCCGTACGCCCGCATTGTCTACACTTACTCTCTGGAGTTCCTCTCTCAG GAGGTCCTGGTCCACACGATTGGAGAGAGTGCTGCTTTAGGATCTGCAGGGATCGTACTGTGGGGAGACGATGCCTACTCCAAATCTAAG GCGAATTGTGAGGCAATCAAAGACTACCTGGATGAAACCCTGGGCCGTTACTTGGTGAATGTGACCACAGCAGCTACTCTGTGTAGCAGGACGGTGTGCTCCTCACAGGGCCGATGCCAGAGGAGAGACAAAGTCTCCCGTGCCTACCTCCACCTGGACCCCAGTGCCTGGACTGTGGTGCCTGAGAAGAGGCCAGAGGGAGGGCAACGCTACAGGGTGCTGGGCCAACTGAAGCCACGTGAGGCTGTCTACATACAGACCCACTTCCAGTGCCAATGCTATCCTGGCTGGGGAGGTGAACACTGCTCCAAGCCCCTGTAG